A portion of the Zootoca vivipara chromosome 6, rZooViv1.1, whole genome shotgun sequence genome contains these proteins:
- the LOC118086820 gene encoding solute carrier family 2, facilitated glucose transporter member 5 isoform X1 has translation MKTENQYTGAVPSEGRKGRMTLILSLVTLVAAFGSSFQYGYNVSVINSPELFMKAFYNETYYERNGEYMSKDMMTALWSITVSFFPLGGFFGSLLVGPMVNKCGRKGTLLINNVFSIIPAILMGASKVAKTFEVIIVCRIIIGICAGLSSNVVPMYLGELSPKNLRGAVGVVPQLFITIGILAAQILGMRMILGSTEGWPILLGLTGIPAVLQLFLLPFFPESPRYLLIQKGDEAGAKAALKKLRGWDDVEEEMEEMRLEDQAEKAEGRMSVLTLFTYRGLRWQLISIIAMMAGQQLSGINAVYYYADSIYRSSGVEENDVQFVTVGTGAVNVVMTLLAVFIVESLGRRILLLAGFGICCAALAVLTVALNLKHINGMPYLSIACVIAYVIGHAIGASPIPSVMIIEMFLQSSRPAAFMVGGSVHWLSNFTVGLVFQYMDQGLGAYSFLIFCGICLATFIYIFLVVPETKNKTFMEINQIMAKRNGTEDETDKEEMKDFADISQPYSKKAEAQRNSAL, from the exons ATGAAGACTGAAAATCAATATACGGGCGCCGTGCCATCCGAAGGCAGGAAGGGG AGAATGACCCTCATCCTCAGCTTGGTGACCTTGGTGGCTGCCTTTGGGTCGTCTTTCCAGTACGGCTACAACGTCTCCGTGATAAACTCTCCAGAACTG TTCATGAAAGCTTTTTACAACGAAACCTACTACGAAAGGAATGGGGAGTATATGAGCAAGGACATGATGACAGCCCTCTGGTCAATCACAGTGTCTTTCTTCCCACTTGGAGGCTTCTTTGGGTCACTATTGGTTGGCCCCATGGTGAACAAATGTGGCAG aaaAGGCACCTTGCTGATCAACAATGTCTTCTCCATCATCCCTGCAATTCTCATGGGAGCCTCCAAGGTGGCAAAGACTTTTGAAGTGATCATCGTCTGTCGGATCATCATTGGCATCTGTGCAG GCTTGTCTTCCAACGTTGTCCCCATGTACCTTGGAGAGCTGTCTCCCAAAAACCTAAGGGGGGCCGTGGGGGTGGTCCCGCAGCTCTTCATCACCATCGGGATCCTCGCTGCTCAGATTCTGGGCATGCGGATGATCCTCGGAAGCACAGAAG GCTGGCCAATTCTGTTGGGTCTAACTGGGATCCCTGCAGTGCTGCAGCTTTTCCTGCTTCCCTTTTTCCCTGAAAGTCCCAGGTACCTGCTGATTCAGAAGGGAGATGAAGCAGGTGCCAAAGCAG CCCTGAAGAAGCTGAGGGGCTGGGATGACgtagaggaggagatggaggagatgCGCCTGGAGGACCAGGCGGAGAAAGCAGAGGGGCGGATGTCCGTGCTGACCCTCTTCACCTACCGAGGCCTCCGCTGGCAGCTCATCTCCATCATCGCGATGATGGcggggcagcagctctccgggattaACGCC GTCTACTACTACGCTGACAGTATCTATAGGAGCTCAGGTGTGGAGGAAAACGACGTGCAGTTCGTGACCGTGGGGACAGGAGCTGTCAACGTCGTGATGACGTTGTTAGCG GTCTTTATCGTCGAGTCTCTGGGGCGGAGAATTCTGCTTCTGGCCGGTTTTGGGATCTGCTGTGCTGCCTTGGCTGTGCTAACGGTGGCTCTGAATCTCAAG CACATCAACGGGATGCCCTACTTGAGTATAGCCTGCGTTATTGCCTATGTCATCGGACACGCTATCGGAGCCA gCCCGATTCCGAGTGTGATGATAATTGAGATGTTCCTCCAGTCGTCTCGCCCAGCGGCATTCATGGTTGGAGGCTCTGTTCACTGGCTATCAAACTTCACAGTGGGTCTGGTCTTCCAATACATGGAT CAAGGGCTCGGAGCCTATTCATTCCTCATTTTCTgcggcatctgcttggccaccttCATTTACATCTTCCTGGTAGTCCCCGAAACCAAGAACAAAACCTTCATGGAAATCAACCAGATCATGGCGAAGAGGAACGGCACCGAAGATGAGACGGACAAAGAGGAAATGAAGGATTTTGCTGACATCTCACAGCCTTACAGCAAGAAAGCCGAGGCACAGAGGAACAGCGCCCTCTAA
- the LOC118086820 gene encoding solute carrier family 2, facilitated glucose transporter member 5 isoform X2, producing the protein MEKGSEATLTGKEGRMTLILSLVTLVAAFGSSFQYGYNVSVINSPELFMKAFYNETYYERNGEYMSKDMMTALWSITVSFFPLGGFFGSLLVGPMVNKCGRKGTLLINNVFSIIPAILMGASKVAKTFEVIIVCRIIIGICAGLSSNVVPMYLGELSPKNLRGAVGVVPQLFITIGILAAQILGMRMILGSTEGWPILLGLTGIPAVLQLFLLPFFPESPRYLLIQKGDEAGAKAALKKLRGWDDVEEEMEEMRLEDQAEKAEGRMSVLTLFTYRGLRWQLISIIAMMAGQQLSGINAVYYYADSIYRSSGVEENDVQFVTVGTGAVNVVMTLLAVFIVESLGRRILLLAGFGICCAALAVLTVALNLKHINGMPYLSIACVIAYVIGHAIGASPIPSVMIIEMFLQSSRPAAFMVGGSVHWLSNFTVGLVFQYMDQGLGAYSFLIFCGICLATFIYIFLVVPETKNKTFMEINQIMAKRNGTEDETDKEEMKDFADISQPYSKKAEAQRNSAL; encoded by the exons AGAATGACCCTCATCCTCAGCTTGGTGACCTTGGTGGCTGCCTTTGGGTCGTCTTTCCAGTACGGCTACAACGTCTCCGTGATAAACTCTCCAGAACTG TTCATGAAAGCTTTTTACAACGAAACCTACTACGAAAGGAATGGGGAGTATATGAGCAAGGACATGATGACAGCCCTCTGGTCAATCACAGTGTCTTTCTTCCCACTTGGAGGCTTCTTTGGGTCACTATTGGTTGGCCCCATGGTGAACAAATGTGGCAG aaaAGGCACCTTGCTGATCAACAATGTCTTCTCCATCATCCCTGCAATTCTCATGGGAGCCTCCAAGGTGGCAAAGACTTTTGAAGTGATCATCGTCTGTCGGATCATCATTGGCATCTGTGCAG GCTTGTCTTCCAACGTTGTCCCCATGTACCTTGGAGAGCTGTCTCCCAAAAACCTAAGGGGGGCCGTGGGGGTGGTCCCGCAGCTCTTCATCACCATCGGGATCCTCGCTGCTCAGATTCTGGGCATGCGGATGATCCTCGGAAGCACAGAAG GCTGGCCAATTCTGTTGGGTCTAACTGGGATCCCTGCAGTGCTGCAGCTTTTCCTGCTTCCCTTTTTCCCTGAAAGTCCCAGGTACCTGCTGATTCAGAAGGGAGATGAAGCAGGTGCCAAAGCAG CCCTGAAGAAGCTGAGGGGCTGGGATGACgtagaggaggagatggaggagatgCGCCTGGAGGACCAGGCGGAGAAAGCAGAGGGGCGGATGTCCGTGCTGACCCTCTTCACCTACCGAGGCCTCCGCTGGCAGCTCATCTCCATCATCGCGATGATGGcggggcagcagctctccgggattaACGCC GTCTACTACTACGCTGACAGTATCTATAGGAGCTCAGGTGTGGAGGAAAACGACGTGCAGTTCGTGACCGTGGGGACAGGAGCTGTCAACGTCGTGATGACGTTGTTAGCG GTCTTTATCGTCGAGTCTCTGGGGCGGAGAATTCTGCTTCTGGCCGGTTTTGGGATCTGCTGTGCTGCCTTGGCTGTGCTAACGGTGGCTCTGAATCTCAAG CACATCAACGGGATGCCCTACTTGAGTATAGCCTGCGTTATTGCCTATGTCATCGGACACGCTATCGGAGCCA gCCCGATTCCGAGTGTGATGATAATTGAGATGTTCCTCCAGTCGTCTCGCCCAGCGGCATTCATGGTTGGAGGCTCTGTTCACTGGCTATCAAACTTCACAGTGGGTCTGGTCTTCCAATACATGGAT CAAGGGCTCGGAGCCTATTCATTCCTCATTTTCTgcggcatctgcttggccaccttCATTTACATCTTCCTGGTAGTCCCCGAAACCAAGAACAAAACCTTCATGGAAATCAACCAGATCATGGCGAAGAGGAACGGCACCGAAGATGAGACGGACAAAGAGGAAATGAAGGATTTTGCTGACATCTCACAGCCTTACAGCAAGAAAGCCGAGGCACAGAGGAACAGCGCCCTCTAA
- the LOC118086820 gene encoding solute carrier family 2, facilitated glucose transporter member 5 isoform X3, whose translation MTLILSLVTLVAAFGSSFQYGYNVSVINSPELFMKAFYNETYYERNGEYMSKDMMTALWSITVSFFPLGGFFGSLLVGPMVNKCGRKGTLLINNVFSIIPAILMGASKVAKTFEVIIVCRIIIGICAGLSSNVVPMYLGELSPKNLRGAVGVVPQLFITIGILAAQILGMRMILGSTEGWPILLGLTGIPAVLQLFLLPFFPESPRYLLIQKGDEAGAKAALKKLRGWDDVEEEMEEMRLEDQAEKAEGRMSVLTLFTYRGLRWQLISIIAMMAGQQLSGINAVYYYADSIYRSSGVEENDVQFVTVGTGAVNVVMTLLAVFIVESLGRRILLLAGFGICCAALAVLTVALNLKHINGMPYLSIACVIAYVIGHAIGASPIPSVMIIEMFLQSSRPAAFMVGGSVHWLSNFTVGLVFQYMDQGLGAYSFLIFCGICLATFIYIFLVVPETKNKTFMEINQIMAKRNGTEDETDKEEMKDFADISQPYSKKAEAQRNSAL comes from the exons ATGACCCTCATCCTCAGCTTGGTGACCTTGGTGGCTGCCTTTGGGTCGTCTTTCCAGTACGGCTACAACGTCTCCGTGATAAACTCTCCAGAACTG TTCATGAAAGCTTTTTACAACGAAACCTACTACGAAAGGAATGGGGAGTATATGAGCAAGGACATGATGACAGCCCTCTGGTCAATCACAGTGTCTTTCTTCCCACTTGGAGGCTTCTTTGGGTCACTATTGGTTGGCCCCATGGTGAACAAATGTGGCAG aaaAGGCACCTTGCTGATCAACAATGTCTTCTCCATCATCCCTGCAATTCTCATGGGAGCCTCCAAGGTGGCAAAGACTTTTGAAGTGATCATCGTCTGTCGGATCATCATTGGCATCTGTGCAG GCTTGTCTTCCAACGTTGTCCCCATGTACCTTGGAGAGCTGTCTCCCAAAAACCTAAGGGGGGCCGTGGGGGTGGTCCCGCAGCTCTTCATCACCATCGGGATCCTCGCTGCTCAGATTCTGGGCATGCGGATGATCCTCGGAAGCACAGAAG GCTGGCCAATTCTGTTGGGTCTAACTGGGATCCCTGCAGTGCTGCAGCTTTTCCTGCTTCCCTTTTTCCCTGAAAGTCCCAGGTACCTGCTGATTCAGAAGGGAGATGAAGCAGGTGCCAAAGCAG CCCTGAAGAAGCTGAGGGGCTGGGATGACgtagaggaggagatggaggagatgCGCCTGGAGGACCAGGCGGAGAAAGCAGAGGGGCGGATGTCCGTGCTGACCCTCTTCACCTACCGAGGCCTCCGCTGGCAGCTCATCTCCATCATCGCGATGATGGcggggcagcagctctccgggattaACGCC GTCTACTACTACGCTGACAGTATCTATAGGAGCTCAGGTGTGGAGGAAAACGACGTGCAGTTCGTGACCGTGGGGACAGGAGCTGTCAACGTCGTGATGACGTTGTTAGCG GTCTTTATCGTCGAGTCTCTGGGGCGGAGAATTCTGCTTCTGGCCGGTTTTGGGATCTGCTGTGCTGCCTTGGCTGTGCTAACGGTGGCTCTGAATCTCAAG CACATCAACGGGATGCCCTACTTGAGTATAGCCTGCGTTATTGCCTATGTCATCGGACACGCTATCGGAGCCA gCCCGATTCCGAGTGTGATGATAATTGAGATGTTCCTCCAGTCGTCTCGCCCAGCGGCATTCATGGTTGGAGGCTCTGTTCACTGGCTATCAAACTTCACAGTGGGTCTGGTCTTCCAATACATGGAT CAAGGGCTCGGAGCCTATTCATTCCTCATTTTCTgcggcatctgcttggccaccttCATTTACATCTTCCTGGTAGTCCCCGAAACCAAGAACAAAACCTTCATGGAAATCAACCAGATCATGGCGAAGAGGAACGGCACCGAAGATGAGACGGACAAAGAGGAAATGAAGGATTTTGCTGACATCTCACAGCCTTACAGCAAGAAAGCCGAGGCACAGAGGAACAGCGCCCTCTAA